From Mucilaginibacter rubeus, a single genomic window includes:
- a CDS encoding GDSL-type esterase/lipase family protein, translating into MKRILIMLIAFCLINIASATTRITCIGASITYGATLPDPAAQSYPAQLQKLLGKNYSVSNFGVSSATLLRKGDLSYWSTKAYQEALQSKPDVVFIDLGGNDAKLVNRVHLDEYEKDYHDLIRSFAQLPSHPRIVLLLPIPSFQVDTNQIYDKVIVNSIIPKLRNVANDEHLEVIDMHSMFVNHESWMPDKIHPNLEGTAMTAKRLYDVVVQSRDKNYDIFNNMNQQVKESNFYGYPCAEFTFDNRDCKIVKPKWAAKGHPWVWRARFWGHEPQTDIALLERGFHIVYCDVAELLGNNEAIGYWNDFYKMLTNAGLGKKAVLEGMSRGGIYIYNWAAANPDKVACTYADNALLDLKYWPDSAILKKDFNLTSANQIGSLKVSPIDKVQQIVKGKFPMLHLSADDDEAVDPSKNTLLFEQKVKALGGSIAVIHKPGFKHHPHSLPNPAPIVEFILKATGYEIPFPN; encoded by the coding sequence ATGAAGAGAATATTGATTATGTTGATTGCTTTTTGCCTGATCAACATCGCGAGCGCAACAACAAGAATAACCTGCATAGGCGCAAGTATCACGTATGGAGCTACCTTGCCCGATCCGGCTGCGCAATCGTACCCGGCACAGCTGCAAAAGCTTTTGGGTAAAAACTATTCGGTTAGCAACTTTGGGGTAAGCAGTGCTACACTTTTGCGCAAAGGCGATCTGTCGTATTGGAGTACAAAAGCCTATCAGGAGGCACTGCAAAGCAAACCCGATGTGGTATTTATTGATCTGGGAGGTAACGATGCCAAGCTCGTTAACCGGGTTCACCTGGATGAGTACGAAAAAGATTATCATGACTTGATCCGGTCATTTGCTCAATTGCCTTCGCATCCGCGTATTGTGTTGTTATTGCCTATTCCGTCCTTTCAGGTTGATACTAATCAGATTTATGATAAAGTAATTGTCAACAGCATCATCCCCAAACTCAGGAATGTGGCCAATGATGAACATTTAGAGGTAATTGATATGCACTCCATGTTTGTTAACCACGAAAGCTGGATGCCCGATAAAATTCACCCCAATTTGGAAGGCACAGCCATGACTGCCAAAAGGCTATATGATGTGGTTGTGCAGTCCCGTGATAAAAACTATGATATTTTTAACAACATGAATCAGCAGGTTAAGGAAAGCAATTTTTACGGCTACCCTTGTGCCGAATTTACTTTTGATAACCGCGATTGCAAAATTGTAAAACCAAAATGGGCGGCTAAAGGCCATCCATGGGTATGGCGCGCACGCTTTTGGGGGCATGAGCCGCAGACTGATATAGCGCTTTTAGAGCGGGGTTTTCATATTGTTTATTGTGATGTTGCCGAGCTATTGGGTAATAATGAGGCAATTGGCTACTGGAATGATTTTTATAAAATGCTGACTAACGCGGGCCTGGGTAAAAAAGCCGTGCTTGAAGGCATGAGCAGGGGAGGCATTTACATATACAACTGGGCTGCAGCCAATCCTGATAAGGTAGCCTGCACCTACGCCGACAATGCCTTGCTCGATTTGAAATATTGGCCCGATTCGGCAATTTTAAAAAAGGATTTCAATTTAACTTCGGCAAATCAGATAGGTTCATTGAAAGTAAGCCCTATTGATAAGGTGCAACAAATTGTAAAAGGTAAGTTCCCGATGCTGCATCTTTCTGCCGATGATGACGAGGCAGTCGATCCTTCAAAAAATACCCTGCTATTTGAGCAAAAGGTTAAAGCGCTCGGAGGTTCAATTGCTGTAATTCATAAGCCGGGCTTTAAACATCATCCACATAGTTTGCCAAATCCGGCACCTATAGTTGAGTTTATTTTGAAGGCGACAGGTTACGAAATTCCCTTTCCAAATTAA